TACCGGCCTGGCTTGCACTTGCCGTAGTTGCAGGCGCGCTTCGGCCGTCGCGCTCGCGGCCTGTTGCTCGATGGCGTACAGTGTTGCGATGCGGCGTAGTGCCTCGGCCGCCACCGGGCTGCCGTTGGCCGCATGTAGCTCGAAGAACCTGCGCCGCACGTGGGCCAGGCAAGCCAGTTCGGTCACGCCATCGGCGAACAGTGCCTTGTAGCCGGCATAGTCATCCACCATAAGATGGCCGCGCCATGTACCGAGGAAGGTGCGTGCGTGAGCACCGGCACGGCCGCTCTGGTAGTCAAACACGATAATGGGTGGCCCCTGGTCCAGATGGTTGGAGCGATAGGCCCACAAATAGGCGTGTTTGGTCTTGCCCTGGCCGGGATCAAGTTGGCGTACCGGGGTTTCGTCGGCATGCAGGCAAGGCCGCTGCAGCAGCAGCCCGGCTAGTCGCTCGCTTAAGGGTTGCAATACCACGCCGAGCTTACCTATCCAGCCTGCCAACGTAGAACGCGCCAGCGGCACACCCTGGCGGGCGGCGATCTGTTCCAGCCGGTACAGCGGCAAATGATCGGCAAACTTGCTGACCGCAACCCAGGCCAACAAGCCGGGAGCGGCGAGGCCACCATCGATCACCGCTGGCGGGATCGCCGCAGCGGTGACCGTGTCGCAGCCACGGCAGGCATATTGAGGACGAATATGGCGATGCACAAAGAAGCGTGCTGGTTCGACATCAAGTTGTTCGCTGACGTCTTCGCCGATCTTGACCAGGTCGCGCCCGCAGGCTGCACATTGGCAAGAGCTTGGTTCATGGCGGTACTCAATGCGCGGCAGTTCGCTGGGCAGCGGCTGGCGACCGGCACGGCTGCGCGGCTTGGCCGGACGCGGCGCTTGCAGCGCCTCCAGTTCGGCCTCCATCGCCGCCAGGTCGGCATCGCCGGCTTCGTTGAACATATCCAGTTGCTCGCCGCTGTAGGCTTCGCTGGCCTTGCCGAAACGGATGCGCCTGTGATGCGCCAGTTCCAGCGTCAGTGCCTTGATCTTGATGTCCTTGGCGTGCCCAGCGGCACTCAACGCATCCTGCTGTCTCTGCAGGACGTGTAGTTGGGCATCCTTCGCAGCGATCAACTCGTCCTTCTGGGCCAGCATGGCCTGCAACTGCGCAAGGAGCGCAGGGTCGGCGTTGGTATGGGCGAGTTGTTCGAGCAGATCCATGGCGCCATGTTAACAGATTCGCGTCGAAGTTAACAGGGACTTGCTACAGTGCCCAGGCTGCCGGAGCCGGTGCCGACAAGCGCTGCCAATCGACGCCGGCCACCAGCCACTGCCATTGCTCGGCGGTCAATTGCCAACTGAGCTCGCCAGGCTTGGGCCAGACGAATTGACCACGGTGCAGGCGGCGCACGCACATCCACACGCCGTTGCCATCCCAGCACACCACTTTGAGGCGTGTGTGGCGCCGGTTGCTGAAAACGTAGGCAGTACCGTCGCAAGGCATACGCCCCAGTGCTTGCTGGACGTAGGTTGACAGGCGGTCGATCCCGGCGCGGATGTCGACCGGCTGCACCGCCAGCCAGATGGCATCTGCCTGCCATTGCATCACAGGCCACGCAGCAGGTCGGACAGCCAGTCCGCCTTGACCTCGGGTGGCAGACGCAGTTCCCAGCCTTGCGGGCTGCGCAACATCAGCCCTGTGGGAGCAGAAGGAGCAGATGTTACTTGCACGGGTAATAGCGCAATGCCGGGATGCTGCGCTTGGGATGCTGACTTATTCTCAACAGACTGTTCGGCGATGAGTGCGCGCCGCCAATAGTCGAAGGTGGAGAACTTGAGGCCTGCATGCTCGCAAAAGGCGCGCTGACTCAGTGCACTCTGCTGCCACTGGGTGATGTGCTGTTGCCACTGCTGCCGCTTGGCTTGATCTCGTTTCATACTGCTCCTCTTTACTTGTGATGGGAGCGTGAGTCTGGATGAGGTCATCGTTCAATGCTAGATGGGGCGGCTGGACGCTTACGGTGGGGCGGCTGGACGCTTACCGATAATTAGCAAAAATAAAGCATAAAAAAACCCACCGCTGTACAGAGGTGGGTTTTTTATTTTTACACAGCAGGGAGAATCTTCCCTCCCTGCTGCATGGGTAGCAAGCTACCCATTTTCCTGCATAGCTTACTGAATTAAGCGATGAAGTCGCCAGCGACGATGGAACCTGCGCCAGTGATTTTAACGATAAAGTCAGTTGCATCAACTGCACCAGTAGTGCCACCGATGTTTTGGAAGGCGTATGTACCAGCTGCTGTACCTGCGGCTACAGTGATGATGTAAGCCTGAGTGTTCGCTGCCAGAGCCGCGCCAGCACCAGTTGCTGCTGTAGCGATTGCTGCTGCCAGAGTTGCTACGTCAGCGTTAGCGATGTTCAGTGCGTTCAATGTTGTTGCATTAACGCCTGTTTTGAACACGTCAGCGCCAGCAACTTTGAAGTTTGCCACTGTATCGATAGAACCGATGTTGGAACGTGTTCCAGCAGTAGTTGCATCGATAGTTTCAGCACCAGTTGCAGTTGCAGACAGGTTAATTGTATCAACGCCTGTGTTACCGACTACTGATACTGCTGTAGCAGCTGTGCCAGCCAAGTTCAGAGTTTGGCCGCCTGTACCCAGAGCGACTACGTCGGCTACTGCGCCTTTGTTGAAGTTCAGTGTTACACCAGCACCGTTTTCGTTAGTGAAAGTGTAGCCAGTTGCAGCAGAGCCAGTCACGTTCAGAGTTTCAACGCCTGTGACCAGAGCATTGATATTCAAGTTAGCACCGATAGCACCGATGTTCAGTGTATCTGCACCCAAGCCGCCGTCCAGTGTTGTTGCGCTGGCGATTTGTGTTGCTGTGTAGTTGAATGTATCGTTGCCTGTGCCACCAACAACGCTCACTGTGTTAGTACCAGCAGTGAATGTGTTAGTACCGTTAGCCAGTGTGAAGCGTTCCAGCGCTGCGTTAGCAACGATAGTACCAGCTGTAGTCAGAGCGATAGTTTCTGTGTTACCAGCAGAGAATGCACCTGTGAAGCCATTGTACTGAGCTGCTGTCATGGTGTACACGCCAGTTGCTGCCAATGTCAGGTTTTCAAAGCCAGTGATGTTGGAACCAGCAACGTTAGCGCCAGCTGCCAATACCAATGTATCTGTACCTGCACCTGCACTGAAAGTACCAGTGTAAGTGAATGCACCCAATGTCAGTTGGTTAGTACCTGTACCCAGGTTTACATTACCAGCTGCGAAGGATGTACCAGCACCTGTCAGGTCAACAGTATCATTGCCTGTGCCACCGTTCACTGTAGTGATACCAGTGGTAGTTGCACCGAAGTTGAAGCTGTTAGCTGCGTTAGCCAGGTTCAGAGTCTTGATGTTGGTGATAGTACCGCCTGTTGTAGTGTTGCCGATATTAACAGTCAGTGCATCACTCAAAGTGATGACATCTGTATCAGCAGCATTACCGTTGACAGTTGTGCCACTCAAAGTTGCAGACAAACCTGTGAAGTTGTCGTTCACATTCAATGTGCTATTGAATGTTTGACCAGCTACCAGCGCTGTTGGGTTCAATGCTGTACCGCCACCGTTGACTGGGTTAGTACCAACAACACCTGTTGTTACTGTTGCACCGCCAGACAATGTCACTGCATTGGATGTAGTGATGTTGTTGACGCTGCCACCAGTTGCATTGGAGGAAGATGTTGTGTCGATGACCAATGTGCCGCTAGTGACAGAGATCAGGGACAGATCGATGTTGTTCACGCCAGCGATGTCATCAACGATAGTCAGTTGATGTGGAACATTGCCTGTGAATGTGATGACTGGTGTGCTCAGGGACAGAGCAGCACGGGCAGCAACCAGAGCAGCGTATTGGGAAGCAGTGATCACAACAGCAGAGTTTGCTGTGATGTTTTCAATACCGGACAGAGTTGCACCAGCCAGGTTGATCGCACCGTAAGTGACCAGTGTATCGTTACCTGTACCCAGGTTGATCGTGTCTGTCACAACACGTGCCACGGCATTTGCTGTGGATTGTGCGTTCAGGTTCACACCGTTTTCTGTCGTGTTGTAAGTACCGGCAACATAGTTACCCAGCAAGACAACGCGGTCAGCACCAGCACCCAGGCTCAGGAAGTTGGCGCCACGGGCCAGAGTCACGTCCAGAGCAGATTGTGCTGTCAATGCGCCTGCATCGATCGATACACCAACAGTGGCGTTAGCAACGTTGACGTTGTCCAGTGCGCGGATAGTCAGACGTTCTACGTGTGTTGTTGTGTTAGCAGCCTGGTAGCCGTCAACCAGTGCATCAACGATCGTGTCGTTCAACTGGATTTGGGACACTTGGGTGACTGCTGTGTCGTTGGTCAGTTCGATGTTACCGATGTTGCTGATACCGTTGAAGTCACCGATCGCTGCGTTTGTTGCATTGCGCAGTTCGATGACGTCATCATTCTTCTGGCTGTTGTTGGTGGTGTTGTTGTCCACTGCACCGCCGTTGATGGCGTGTGTACCATTGAAGTTGGCATCTGTGAAGATGATACGGTCTGCTGTGCGGCTTGCACCTTCTTCGCCGTTGTAGCTGAAGCGGCTTGTGGCGCTCAGGCTACGGGCGTCGATGACGACTGCGCTTTCAACGGCTGTACCAGCTGTGTCTGCGGCGTTAGCTGCATCATTGGCTGTGTCGTTGTCGTTGACGATAGCCAGAACACCACCGTTGTTGTTGGCAGCGATCAGGGCATCTGTCAATGTCAGACGGTAGTTACCTGCACCGTCAACACCGGCGTTGTTGGAGGTACCAACCAGACGGATTGTTTCGAAACCGGAAACGTTAGTCCATTCAGACGCGCCCAGAGCGATGGTGTCGCCCAGTGCTGCACCTGTCAGGTCGCCGTCGATGACGAGTGTGTCTGTACCAGCACCACCTACGACTGTGTCGGAGATTGTCAGGCCAGCACGTGTGTCTTGCAGGTTATCGAAAGTGACTGTGTCGTTACCAGCACCCATCTTGATGTTTTGCGCGCCGTTAGCTGCACCGCTGGTGGAAACACGAACGATAACGCTGGCTGTTTCTGCGGATGCATCGATGTTAGCGGCGATCAGTTTGATCTGGCCAGCTGTTTTGGACAACTCTTGTACGCCAGCGATGTTGGCTGCGGCGCCGCCTGTTGTGTCGATACGGTACAAACCACCGTTACCAGCGACTGTGGTGTCGAGGTTGAGGAATGTTGTTGTGGAACCAGCACCTGCTGTTGTACCAATCGTGATGGTGCCTGTGTGGGCAGCAACGTTGGCGAGAGCAACTGTGTTGGATTCTGTATCAGCATCGACCAGAGTGATGTTTTCAACAGCGTTGGTGTTCAATACGAAGTTGAAACGTGGGTCAACGTTCAAGCCTTCAGCGATCGTGACAGCAACGGTATCGGATGCACCAGTCGCAGTCGCCAGGTTGGCGTTGATGGTGGATTGGCCGATGGCGTTGGAGCCTGTGTCGCTATGACGGATGGTGATGGCTGCAGCTTGACCAACACTCAGGTTGTTGAGTGTGAACACGTCTGTACCAGCGACTGGTGCGGAGTTCGCAGGAGCTGCGACGTTGGTGTTGGAGACGTTGCGAACCAGTACGCCTGTGACGTCTGGCAGTTTGGCGAAGTCAACTGTGGAAGCGGCGTTGTTCAACAACACTTGCACTGCTTCTACTTTGGTGATGATGGAGGAACCAGCTGCACCGGCTGTGACGTTACCGCCGTTGACGATGACCAGGGTATCTGTACCGTCGCCGCCTGTGATGCTGTCGCCTGTTTCTACTGTGTCTGCCAGGTAGAATGTGTCGTTACCAGAACCGCCAGTGATGGTGACGTTTTGAACGGAACCGGATGTGTCAGCTTTACCAGTGGTGAAGATGCCATTGCCGAGGTTCAGGGTCAGGTTGCCTTTGAATGCGGATGCATCAATGGCGGACAGACGGCCTGCTGCTTGGAGGATACCACCGGAGAAGTTGGTGGATTCAATGGTTGTTACACCATTAACAACATTGGATGTTTGGGCCAGTGTGAGGTCTTTGTCGCCAGTGATGATGACTTTGCCTGCTGTACCTGTGTCCATTGGCAGGTTCAACGTGCCGATGTTGTTGGTGTTGCCTGTGCTGTTGATGGTCAGTGTTTCGTAACCTTGGTTGCCTACGCCTGCGGCGGATGTGCCGGAGGTGTTTTGACCAATGTTGACGGTACCAACTTGGACGTCGGACAGGTTCAGTGTACCTGCATTGGCGCCGAGCAGTGTGCCGTTGCCGAAGGAGAATTCAACGACGCCAGCGTTGTTGGCGTTGGTGCTTGTCAGGGACAGTGTGTCGAGAACGGATTTGATGTTTTCGATACGGGCAACGTTTGTACCTGCTGTGGAGGCGATACGGTTGATACCAACATTCTTCAAGCCAGTGGCATCTTGCAAGTCAACGGCAACAACGGCGTTGTTGTTGACGTTTTGTGCATCAGCAGAGCCAGTGAACGTGAAGTTCGCTGTCTGGATGTTTTTGAGCGTTGGGGTGATGATTGGCGCGCCGTTGTCATTGGAGTTACCCAGTGTGGCTGTCAATTTGTTGTTGGCTGTGGCGGATGTGTTGGAGCCTGTCAGGACGTCTTCGTCTTGCAGGGCGTTGACACGGGAACCACCGTTTGGTGTGTAGACGAGGCCAGCTGTGAAGTTTTCTGCTGTAGCGATGTCTGTGTTGCTGGTCAGTGCGAAGTCTTTAACACCACCACCGTTGACGATGGATGTCAGGACTGCATCTTGAACTGCGATCTGGGATGCTTGTGTGGCGGAATCCAACACTTTGCTCAACCAGTCCTTGGCCAGGGCTGTGTTGGCTGGCAGGGAGTAGGCAACGATTTCTTCGTTGGTGTCGATGGCCGTTGTGAAGGATGTCGCAGCGGCAACTTTGGAGTCAACGGCAACTTTGTCTGCACCAGTAGCACCACCGAGGATGGCCAGAGCGGCTTGACCCAGTGTGACTTTGCCGTTCAACAGTTGACCTGTCCAGTAGTTGAGACCGGCTACGTCAGCTTTGTGGCCGAACAGGTTGTTGTAGATGGTGTTGACGGTGTCTTCTGTTGTTTTACCAGCGAATACGGTGGCGTATTCTGCTTGTTTGGAGAAGCTGTCGGCGATTTGGTTCAGTGTCAAACCTTGGGCCATCCAGTAGGCCAGACCATTTGGGTCTGCTGGGCGGTTAAAATAAGCGATGTAAAGCTTTTGGATGTCTGCTGCTGTGTTTGCCATGTCAAGTTTCCTGTTTATTTAATTATTAATACGAAAAATACAAAATTCTAAATTTCTTTAGAGCTGGACTTTTTTAGCGATTGCAGATTAGCATGTGAGTCTGTTTTTCAATGTGACGCAAGTCACATTAATTAAAAATGTGAAAAATATTTACAGAGTAATTGTACGGATTCGCCGAATTGTTCACTCTTCAACAACTACACTATCATTTCCTTTTTCATTCCCTTTTGGCACACGAATTGATTGCCATTTAAGTACTTGGTGATAATTGATGGTTTTCATTTGATGATTAAAAGCCCCGCCCTCCATCAATAATAAATTTAAACATTCCTTCACCAGAAAAGATACTTACCTTGGAGACTAGCATGTGCTTTAAATTTGCATTATTTGCCAGCATCCTGATAATGGCCAATAACAGTTTGGCGGCTAATACCATACAAGATCTGCAATGGCTGCAAGGCTGTTGGCAGGCAGCAGGTGCAGAAGCAGGCTCGGAAGAATACTGGCTGGCACCGGCAGGTGGCTCCATCCTGGGCATGGGCCGTACAGTGCGCAAATCAAAAACCGTCGCATGGGAATTCATGCGCATACAAGAAAATGCAGATAGCCTGGTTTTTACAGCCCTCCCCTCAGGTAAACCAGAGGCCAGTTTTCAATTGCTGTCGCTGGATAAGCAAAGAGTGGTTTTTGAAAATCCCAGATCTGAATTTCCACAGCGCATCATCTATCAATTGAATGCTGATGGCAGCTTGCTCGGACGCATAGAAGGCAAGATGAAAGATCAGGAAAAGGGAATCGATTTTCCCATGCAAAGGATTAGCTGCACTAAGCAATAATGAATTGTTTTTCCAGTCCCCCAATAAAAAAACCGCATCAAGCGGTTTTTTTATTGGGCATCACAGTCTGAAAAGGTTCATTACAGGCCAGTATTTTTTGCAATATAAGCTTTCATCGCATTCACATCGACAGCCATGACTTCAAATCGCTGTGGCAGCGCTTCTATATTTTCAAAGCCAGCCGGGCGCTCAGCATCACGCCCCAATGCCTCTTTGATGGTTTCATTGAACTTGGCCGGTAAGGCTGTTTCCAGCACAACCATAGGAACACCTTCTTGCAAGTGCTCAAACGCGACTTTAATGCCATCCGCAGTATGCGTATCAATGGTGATGTTAAATTCTTTCTCTACCTGGCGTATGGTTTGCAAGCGGTCTGCATGAACAGATTTGCCTGACGCAAAACCAAACTTGGCAATCTTATTGAACTCATCGCCATCACTGCCTGGTCTACCTGACAAATCAAAGCCACCTTCGGTTTCAACTTTCTTGAACAGAGCCGCAACACGGGTAGCATCCCTATCCAGCAAGTCATAGATAAAACGCTCAAAATTCGACGCCTTGGAGATATCCATCGATGGGCTGGTGGTATGCCAGGTTTCTGCTGATTTGCGCACGCGATAGACGCCGGTGCGGAAAAATTCATCCAACACATCATTTTCATTGGTCGCTACGACCAGCTTATCGATAGGCAAACCCATCATGCGGGCAATATGACCGGCGCAGATATTACCGAAATTACCAGATGGCACTGTGAATGAGACTTTTTGCTCATTGCTGGTCGTCGCACTCAGGTAACCGCGGAAGTAATACACTACCTGGGCAACCACACGTGCCCAGTTAATCGAATTGACCGTACCTATTTTTTGGCGATTTTTGAATTCCAGGTCATTTGACACCGCCTTGACCATGTCCTGGCAATCATCAAACACACCTTCGACAGCGATATTAAAAATATTCGGGTCTTGC
This is a stretch of genomic DNA from Undibacterium sp. KW1. It encodes these proteins:
- a CDS encoding IS66 family transposase, encoding MDLLEQLAHTNADPALLAQLQAMLAQKDELIAAKDAQLHVLQRQQDALSAAGHAKDIKIKALTLELAHHRRIRFGKASEAYSGEQLDMFNEAGDADLAAMEAELEALQAPRPAKPRSRAGRQPLPSELPRIEYRHEPSSCQCAACGRDLVKIGEDVSEQLDVEPARFFVHRHIRPQYACRGCDTVTAAAIPPAVIDGGLAAPGLLAWVAVSKFADHLPLYRLEQIAARQGVPLARSTLAGWIGKLGVVLQPLSERLAGLLLQRPCLHADETPVRQLDPGQGKTKHAYLWAYRSNHLDQGPPIIVFDYQSGRAGAHARTFLGTWRGHLMVDDYAGYKALFADGVTELACLAHVRRRFFELHAANGSPVAAEALRRIATLYAIEQQAASATAEARLQLRQVQARPVLVELHAWLQTMQQAVAPGSGTGKAIEHALKRWPALVRYIDSGTLPIDNNAVENAIRPIAIGKKNWLFAGSERAGRRAAAIQTLLGTARLNGLDPMQWLTSVLERLPTCPNNQIDSLLPFPNSTQL
- the tnpB gene encoding IS66 family insertion sequence element accessory protein TnpB (TnpB, as the term is used for proteins encoded by IS66 family insertion elements, is considered an accessory protein, since TnpC, encoded by a neighboring gene, is a DDE family transposase.) — its product is MQWQADAIWLAVQPVDIRAGIDRLSTYVQQALGRMPCDGTAYVFSNRRHTRLKVVCWDGNGVWMCVRRLHRGQFVWPKPGELSWQLTAEQWQWLVAGVDWQRLSAPAPAAWAL
- a CDS encoding DUF4214 domain-containing protein, giving the protein MANTAADIQKLYIAYFNRPADPNGLAYWMAQGLTLNQIADSFSKQAEYATVFAGKTTEDTVNTIYNNLFGHKADVAGLNYWTGQLLNGKVTLGQAALAILGGATGADKVAVDSKVAAATSFTTAIDTNEEIVAYSLPANTALAKDWLSKVLDSATQASQIAVQDAVLTSIVNGGGVKDFALTSNTDIATAENFTAGLVYTPNGGSRVNALQDEDVLTGSNTSATANNKLTATLGNSNDNGAPIITPTLKNIQTANFTFTGSADAQNVNNNAVVAVDLQDATGLKNVGINRIASTAGTNVARIENIKSVLDTLSLTSTNANNAGVVEFSFGNGTLLGANAGTLNLSDVQVGTVNIGQNTSGTSAAGVGNQGYETLTINSTGNTNNIGTLNLPMDTGTAGKVIITGDKDLTLAQTSNVVNGVTTIESTNFSGGILQAAGRLSAIDASAFKGNLTLNLGNGIFTTGKADTSGSVQNVTITGGSGNDTFYLADTVETGDSITGGDGTDTLVIVNGGNVTAGAAGSSIITKVEAVQVLLNNAASTVDFAKLPDVTGVLVRNVSNTNVAAPANSAPVAGTDVFTLNNLSVGQAAAITIRHSDTGSNAIGQSTINANLATATGASDTVAVTIAEGLNVDPRFNFVLNTNAVENITLVDADTESNTVALANVAAHTGTITIGTTAGAGSTTTFLNLDTTVAGNGGLYRIDTTGGAAANIAGVQELSKTAGQIKLIAANIDASAETASVIVRVSTSGAANGAQNIKMGAGNDTVTFDNLQDTRAGLTISDTVVGGAGTDTLVIDGDLTGAALGDTIALGASEWTNVSGFETIRLVGTSNNAGVDGAGNYRLTLTDALIAANNNGGVLAIVNDNDTANDAANAADTAGTAVESAVVIDARSLSATSRFSYNGEEGASRTADRIIFTDANFNGTHAINGGAVDNNTTNNSQKNDDVIELRNATNAAIGDFNGISNIGNIELTNDTAVTQVSQIQLNDTIVDALVDGYQAANTTTHVERLTIRALDNVNVANATVGVSIDAGALTAQSALDVTLARGANFLSLGAGADRVVLLGNYVAGTYNTTENGVNLNAQSTANAVARVVTDTINLGTGNDTLVTYGAINLAGATLSGIENITANSAVVITASQYAALVAARAALSLSTPVITFTGNVPHQLTIVDDIAGVNNIDLSLISVTSGTLVIDTTSSSNATGGSVNNITTSNAVTLSGGATVTTGVVGTNPVNGGGTALNPTALVAGQTFNSTLNVNDNFTGLSATLSGTTVNGNAADTDVITLSDALTVNIGNTTTGGTITNIKTLNLANAANSFNFGATTTGITTVNGGTGNDTVDLTGAGTSFAAGNVNLGTGTNQLTLGAFTYTGTFSAGAGTDTLVLAAGANVAGSNITGFENLTLAATGVYTMTAAQYNGFTGAFSAGNTETIALTTAGTIVANAALERFTLANGTNTFTAGTNTVSVVGGTGNDTFNYTATQIASATTLDGGLGADTLNIGAIGANLNINALVTGVETLNVTGSAATGYTFTNENGAGVTLNFNKGAVADVVALGTGGQTLNLAGTAATAVSVVGNTGVDTINLSATATGAETIDATTAGTRSNIGSIDTVANFKVAGADVFKTGVNATTLNALNIANADVATLAAAIATAATGAGAALAANTQAYIITVAAGTAAGTYAFQNIGGTTGAVDATDFIVKITGAGSIVAGDFIA
- a CDS encoding DUF6265 family protein, with the protein product MCFKFALFASILIMANNSLAANTIQDLQWLQGCWQAAGAEAGSEEYWLAPAGGSILGMGRTVRKSKTVAWEFMRIQENADSLVFTALPSGKPEASFQLLSLDKQRVVFENPRSEFPQRIIYQLNADGSLLGRIEGKMKDQEKGIDFPMQRISCTKQ
- the thrC gene encoding threonine synthase; amino-acid sequence: MQYASTRGHTAAQNFSEILLGGLAPDGGLYLPTTYPQVTDVELDAWRKLSYAGLAFEVLKKFATDIPEADLRALVDKTYTSDVYKNARSDESAAQITPLRILQDKDGRKLVLQALSNGPTLAFKDMAMQLLGNLFEYTLAKNDAELNIFGATSGDTGSAAEYAMRGKKGIRVFMLSPHKKMSAFQTAQMFSLQDPNIFNIAVEGVFDDCQDMVKAVSNDLEFKNRQKIGTVNSINWARVVAQVVYYFRGYLSATTSNEQKVSFTVPSGNFGNICAGHIARMMGLPIDKLVVATNENDVLDEFFRTGVYRVRKSAETWHTTSPSMDISKASNFERFIYDLLDRDATRVAALFKKVETEGGFDLSGRPGSDGDEFNKIAKFGFASGKSVHADRLQTIRQVEKEFNITIDTHTADGIKVAFEHLQEGVPMVVLETALPAKFNETIKEALGRDAERPAGFENIEALPQRFEVMAVDVNAMKAYIAKNTGL